A single Muntiacus reevesi chromosome 9, mMunRee1.1, whole genome shotgun sequence DNA region contains:
- the LOC136175433 gene encoding olfactory receptor 4P4-like has translation MEDRNNVTEFILLGLSTDKKVRILCFVFFLFCYLAIWLGNLIIVISVSCSQLITQPMYFFLNCLALSDLFYTSTVTPKLMTDLLLEKKVISYKNCMTQLFTTHFFGGIEVFILTGMAYDRYVAICKPLHYAIIMNRQRRHSILIASGTGGLLHSLGLFLLAIVLPFCGPNEIDHYFCDVYPLLKLACTDTHKIGLFVIANSGLMGLGIFVVLMASYILILYNVRTYSAESRHKALSTCSSHITVVILFFIPVIFVYIRPATTLPEDKVFTLFYTMIVPMLNPLIYTLRNMEMKNSIRRVWCNKRFWEGRLMI, from the coding sequence ATGGAAGATAGAAATAATGTTACTGAATTTATTCTTTTGGGACTTTCTACGGACAAGAAAGTCCGGATCCTctgctttgtatttttcttattctgttaCCTGGCTATTTGGTTGGGGAACTTGATCATCGTGATTTCTGTTTCATGCAGTCAGCTAATCACCcagcccatgtacttcttccttaaCTGCCTTGCACTCTCAGATCTCTTCTACACCTCCACTGTGACACCCAAACTCATGACTGACTTACTGCTGGAGAAAAAGGTCATTTCCTATAAAAACTGCATGACACAGCTTTTCACCACACATTTCTTTGGGGGGATTGAGGTCTTCATCCTCACAggaatggcctatgaccgctatgtggccatctgcaaacctcTCCACTACGCCATCATCATGAACAGGCAAAGACGTCACTCAATTCTCATAGCATCAGGTACAGGGGGACTTCTTCATTCTCTGGGTCTATTTCTTCTTGCAATTGTTTTGCCTTTCTGTGGCCCTAATGAAATAGATCACTATTTCTGCGATGTATATCCTCTGTTGAAACTAGCCTGCACTGATACACACAAAATTGGCCTTTTTGTCATTGCCAATTCTGGCTTGATGGGACTGGggatctttgtggttttgatggcCTCCTACATTTTGATTTTGTATAACGTGCGCACATATTCTGCAGAAAGCCGCCATAAAGCACTTTCCACCTGTAGTTCCCACATCACAGTCGTGATCCTCTTTTTCATACCTGTCATCTTTGTTTACATTAGACCCGCCACAACATTACCAGAAGATAAAGTGTTCACACTCTTCTACACAATGATTGTCCCCATGCTCAACCCGCTTATCTACACACTTAGAAACATGGAGATGAAAAATTCCATAAGAAGAGTTTGGTGCAATAAAAGGTTCTGGGAAGGAAGGCTAATGATTTGA